The following are from one region of the Candidatus Trichorickettsia mobilis genome:
- a CDS encoding ribonuclease HII yields MQIPNLLFEQQWPKAIIAGVDEAGRGALAGPVVAAAVIIQQNHLIAGINDSKKLSRTTRESLYNQIIHHYNWAVGMVSAAEIDQTNILIATKKACALAIANLSIVADIVLIDGNMKFTDPRYHSIINGDNLSISIAAASIIAKVTRDHLMFELDQQLPQYSWYQNVGYGTKQHVSAIKLYGLSSYHRKSFKLKNRI; encoded by the coding sequence ATACAAATACCAAATCTACTTTTTGAACAACAATGGCCTAAAGCAATCATAGCCGGAGTAGATGAGGCTGGAAGAGGAGCACTTGCAGGACCTGTAGTTGCTGCCGCTGTAATTATACAACAAAATCATCTTATTGCAGGAATCAATGATTCCAAGAAGCTCTCACGTACTACTAGAGAAAGCTTGTATAATCAAATCATTCATCATTACAACTGGGCTGTAGGTATGGTTTCAGCTGCAGAAATAGATCAAACGAATATTCTTATCGCCACTAAAAAAGCTTGTGCATTGGCTATTGCTAATTTAAGCATCGTAGCTGATATTGTACTGATTGATGGTAATATGAAATTTACCGATCCCAGATATCATAGTATTATCAACGGTGATAATTTATCAATCTCAATTGCTGCCGCCTCGATTATTGCCAAAGTTACCAGGGATCATTTAATGTTTGAATTAGATCAACAGCTTCCACAATATTCATGGTATCAAAATGTTGGATATGGCACTAAACAACATGTAAGTGCAATTAAACTATACGGATTATCTTCATATCACCGAAAAAGCTTTAAATTAAAAAATAGGATCTAA
- a CDS encoding AtpZ/AtpI family protein, with product MDDNELNNIFARIKKFKHNKSSTNTPDTKSINPWIIAIELVSGAIVGIIIGHFFDKIFDSKPLLLIICLLLGLVASFKTIWQKINDRNHS from the coding sequence GTGGATGATAATGAATTAAATAATATTTTTGCTAGAATTAAAAAATTCAAACATAATAAAAGTTCTACTAACACACCGGACACAAAATCAATAAATCCTTGGATAATTGCCATAGAGTTGGTATCAGGTGCTATTGTTGGAATAATAATTGGACATTTTTTTGATAAAATATTTGATTCCAAACCATTACTTCTTATAATCTGCTTATTACTTGGGCTCGTAGCAAGCTTTAAAACTATTTGGCAAAAGATTAATGACCGAAATCACTCATAA
- a CDS encoding F0F1 ATP synthase subunit A, translated as MTHNPLSQFSIKKFINLNLFGVDISFTNSACLMSIAGIVALSYLTIALRPKQLIPSKLQLSAELLYNLIASMLEQNVGTQGRKFIPLIFSLFMFILLCNLLGMIPYSFTVTSHISITFALAMMVFLTIVIIGFANHGLKFMKIFLPHGTPWWLAPLMIIIELFAFLARPVSLSLRLAANMIAGHVLLKVIAGFVISLGILLKILPIPFIVALIGFEVFVAILQAYIFTILTCVYLNDAINLH; from the coding sequence ATCACTCATAACCCTTTATCCCAGTTTAGCATTAAAAAATTTATTAACCTTAATTTATTCGGAGTTGATATTAGCTTTACTAATTCTGCTTGTCTGATGAGTATAGCTGGAATAGTTGCTTTATCTTATTTAACTATCGCATTACGTCCAAAACAGTTAATTCCTTCAAAATTACAATTGAGTGCTGAACTATTATACAATTTAATAGCTTCAATGTTGGAACAAAATGTTGGAACTCAAGGTCGAAAATTTATACCGTTGATCTTTTCGTTATTTATGTTTATTCTACTTTGTAATTTACTGGGCATGATACCATATAGTTTTACTGTGACTAGTCATATCTCTATTACTTTTGCTTTGGCAATGATGGTCTTCTTGACTATAGTAATCATTGGTTTTGCTAATCATGGATTGAAATTTATGAAGATATTTCTGCCTCATGGTACACCGTGGTGGCTAGCACCGCTAATGATTATCATTGAATTATTTGCTTTTCTTGCACGTCCGGTAAGTCTATCTTTAAGACTTGCCGCTAACATGATCGCTGGTCATGTTTTATTAAAAGTGATAGCTGGGTTTGTTATATCTTTAGGAATATTGTTAAAGATTTTACCAATTCCATTTATTGTAGCTTTGATTGGCTTCGAGGTTTTTGTGGCAATTTTACAAGCCTATATATTTACCATTTTAACGTGTGTATATTTAAACGATGCTATTAATCTACATTGA
- a CDS encoding F0F1 ATP synthase subunit C has translation MEMMSIKFIGVGLMAFGMLGAAIGVGNIFSSLLNAIARNPSAADQLQRLALIGAGLAEAMGLFSFVIAMLLIFS, from the coding sequence ATGGAAATGATGTCTATCAAGTTTATTGGCGTAGGGTTAATGGCTTTTGGAATGCTAGGAGCTGCTATTGGTGTTGGTAATATTTTTTCTTCATTACTTAACGCAATCGCACGTAATCCTTCTGCGGCTGATCAACTACAACGCCTTGCTCTTATAGGAGCAGGTTTAGCAGAAGCTATGGGCTTATTTTCCTTTGTTATTGCGATGTTATTAATTTTTTCTTAA
- a CDS encoding flagellar protein FliS gives MDPYAQYKSVAIKYVNKTQQVVLIFDEVIKKLYQAKKSAQENDIGEKYKSLRKAADIFDIVRTGIDVEDGNETMRYFDRFLFSASMEMERLNIADDIIEDTQKLIDAVRGVRDSIVTAAEAEGII, from the coding sequence ATGGATCCATATGCTCAGTATAAGTCTGTTGCCATAAAATATGTTAATAAGACTCAGCAAGTTGTTTTAATTTTTGATGAAGTAATAAAAAAATTATATCAAGCAAAGAAGTCAGCTCAAGAAAATGATATTGGAGAAAAATATAAGAGTTTGAGAAAAGCTGCGGATATTTTTGATATAGTGCGTACAGGAATTGATGTAGAAGATGGTAACGAAACTATGAGATATTTTGATCGATTTTTGTTTTCAGCTTCTATGGAAATGGAAAGATTAAATATAGCAGATGATATAATTGAAGATACTCAAAAACTAATTGATGCAGTACGTGGGGTTAGGGATAGTATAGTTACAGCGGCAGAGGCAGAAGGGATCATATAA
- the fliD gene encoding flagellar filament capping protein FliD — MSKVTNNGPISFSSIFDMEAMKERRTKLYQDALKQIDDKIEFSNTEIEAVYKLQQSISALQIASSKFKAGILNSRSQAFSQKTTDAITNDVGNAGDYVTATIDSKNAAKGDIDVTVTALATTASVRTGLFVAGYNAMTANRAIQVDITNNGVGVAPITVNVLQNDTLQVVCNKLNAQLNAQNVEAILVKQASTNQQALVLRSTVTGLRTITVSNTADFGAEFGNGGAAGAGIAVVEAPGANASAVVDGVVITSSSNKLTGVLPGVDLNLRKINTLGQKQTISVIDDVKQAAEQIGDLLKAYNDYIKFSAIQQNWTGEDYAKDAVLGKANNRAIQTADNIIKNMVSIVPGLQGDITGLGSIGIGSQMIPADGNNTPAIPQLTVVDQERFTNAITNNLDGVDKLFRNNTVITPTANAGSTLIYLDSSRVLPANIMGEDIQIRVDVDGGGAVTAVRFSLDNGVNFVAAAYNNGFITFENTALAGMRLFFQNPANIAVNGTEEYTVNVVQGVCDKLSIGLNGLVNTTATGVVDRALQKANEDLKRYNVEKDKAQTALDDQQKKIAAEVFQLRMLEIEAEFFNDFLEGLLDNR; from the coding sequence ATGTCAAAGGTAACAAATAACGGACCAATAAGTTTTAGCTCTATATTTGACATGGAAGCTATGAAGGAAAGAAGGACTAAGCTTTATCAAGACGCACTCAAGCAAATAGATGATAAAATTGAGTTTAGTAATACAGAAATTGAAGCTGTTTATAAGCTACAACAATCAATAAGTGCTTTGCAGATTGCTTCCAGTAAGTTTAAGGCAGGTATATTAAATTCCAGAAGTCAGGCATTTTCTCAAAAAACCACTGATGCAATTACTAATGATGTGGGTAATGCTGGAGATTATGTAACTGCCACTATTGATTCTAAAAACGCAGCTAAAGGAGATATAGATGTAACAGTTACTGCGCTTGCTACTACTGCTAGTGTGAGGACAGGTTTGTTTGTAGCAGGATATAATGCAATGACTGCAAATAGAGCAATCCAAGTAGATATTACTAATAATGGGGTTGGTGTAGCTCCTATTACTGTTAATGTTCTACAAAATGATACTTTGCAAGTTGTTTGCAATAAATTAAATGCTCAGTTAAACGCTCAGAATGTAGAAGCAATATTAGTAAAGCAAGCATCTACTAATCAGCAAGCTTTAGTACTTAGAAGTACTGTGACGGGACTTAGAACGATTACTGTCAGTAATACTGCTGACTTTGGTGCTGAATTTGGAAATGGTGGGGCAGCTGGGGCAGGTATAGCAGTTGTTGAGGCACCTGGCGCAAATGCTAGTGCTGTAGTAGATGGGGTAGTAATAACTAGCTCTTCCAATAAATTAACAGGAGTTTTACCTGGTGTTGATTTAAATCTAAGAAAAATTAATACTCTTGGTCAGAAGCAAACAATAAGTGTTATAGATGATGTTAAGCAAGCGGCAGAACAAATTGGAGATCTACTTAAAGCTTATAATGATTATATAAAATTCTCGGCCATTCAACAAAATTGGACAGGAGAAGATTATGCTAAAGATGCAGTTTTAGGAAAAGCAAATAACAGAGCAATTCAAACTGCAGATAATATTATAAAAAATATGGTCAGCATTGTTCCTGGGCTCCAGGGAGACATTACTGGTCTTGGTAGTATTGGTATAGGGTCACAGATGATCCCAGCTGATGGAAACAACACTCCTGCAATACCACAATTAACTGTAGTAGATCAAGAACGTTTTACTAATGCAATAACTAATAATTTGGATGGGGTGGATAAATTATTTAGAAATAATACAGTCATTACTCCAACAGCAAATGCTGGTTCAACTCTTATATATCTTGATAGTAGCAGAGTGTTACCAGCTAATATTATGGGTGAGGATATTCAAATTCGAGTGGATGTTGATGGAGGTGGAGCAGTTACTGCGGTTCGGTTTTCATTAGATAATGGTGTGAATTTTGTTGCTGCAGCTTATAATAACGGTTTTATTACTTTTGAAAACACAGCTCTAGCAGGAATGAGATTATTTTTTCAGAATCCAGCCAATATTGCAGTGAATGGAACAGAAGAATATACGGTGAATGTGGTACAAGGTGTTTGTGATAAGTTGTCTATAGGTTTAAATGGATTGGTAAATACTACGGCGACTGGAGTTGTTGATAGGGCGTTACAAAAAGCGAATGAAGATCTTAAAAGATATAACGTAGAAAAAGATAAAGCTCAAACTGCTTTAGATGATCAACAGAAAAAAATAGCAGCAGAGGTGTTTCAATTAAGGATGCTAGAAATTGAAGCGGAGTTTTTTAATGATTTTCTTGAAGGATTGCTAGATAATAGATAA
- the ileS gene encoding isoleucine--tRNA ligase has protein sequence MTEKIYHDVASNVNFPELERKILAYWIQNNIFQKSIDNREGSSEFIFYDGPPFANGLPHYGHLLTGFIKDVYARYQTSKGKKCERVFGWDCHGLPAEMAVEKELGITGRLAITEFGIDKFNDHCRKSVMKYTNEWQEYVNRQARWVDFENSYQTMDINFMESVLWAFKELYKKGLVYEAMRVMPYSWACETPLSNFETRLDNAYREKLDKAVTVSFILKEKPRNIQSNCQEYRILAWTTMPWTFPPNLALAVGADIEYALVPKDKICYILAKSALAKYAKELAINDEQDFDIITGRDLEGLSYQPLFEYFSDHPNSFKILLGDFVTDTDGTGVVSIAPAFGEDDHNLCIKHDIELVCPVDNAGIFTNEVADFAGMQVFDANDAIIIKLKNQGNWIKTEQYIHNYPHCWRTDTPLIYKAVPSWYVKVTSFKERMVELNQQINWIPFSVKDGLFGKWLENARDWSISRNRFWGTPIPIWKSDDLNYPRIDVYGSIAELERDFGVKIQDLHRPFIDSLTRVNPDDPTGKSMMRRVEDVFDCWFESGSMPYSQVHYPFENKEWFETHFPADFIVEYSAQTRGWFYTLMVLSTALFDRPPFLNCICHGVILDSSGQKLSKRLNNYADPLELFDKYGSDALRVTMLSSAVVKGQELLIDKDGKMVYEVLRLFIKPIWNAYHFFILYANADRIKAESDFSSSDLLDRYIFTKLKIAVNAIEQSLNNFDTQSAYAVIAKFFEVLNNWYIRRSRHRFWKSECDQDKINAYNTLFTCLEVMCRAISSLLPLIAEEIYLGLTGGGAKGESVHLTDFPQLDQLIVDKNLMIQMDKVQDICSSALFIRNLENIRTRQPLKSVTIITDGMESLTEFDELIKDEINVKTIIYRQDLDQYATKKLSINFPMLGKRLPHKMKDIITASKSNAWIVKGKQLEVAGELLNSEEFAIILVPKAAFGAKALADNSGMVILDLEISEELQAEGTARDLIRIIQQARKEAGFEISDRVYLEIISEVDLTLMLQIHGEFINTQTLSEFAVDLSAEYSSSAELHDQLLTIKLQKIV, from the coding sequence ATGACTGAAAAAATATACCATGATGTGGCTTCAAACGTTAATTTTCCTGAATTAGAACGAAAAATATTAGCTTATTGGATACAAAATAATATTTTTCAGAAATCTATAGATAATAGAGAAGGATCCAGTGAGTTCATCTTTTATGATGGACCACCATTTGCTAATGGTTTGCCTCATTATGGTCATTTATTAACCGGGTTTATTAAAGACGTATACGCAAGGTATCAAACTAGTAAAGGCAAAAAATGTGAACGCGTTTTTGGTTGGGACTGTCATGGCCTTCCGGCAGAAATGGCGGTAGAAAAGGAGCTTGGCATCACGGGGCGTTTGGCAATTACTGAATTCGGTATTGATAAATTTAATGACCACTGTCGAAAATCAGTAATGAAATACACTAATGAGTGGCAGGAATACGTAAATAGACAAGCGCGGTGGGTTGATTTCGAAAATTCTTATCAGACTATGGATATTAATTTTATGGAATCAGTACTTTGGGCGTTTAAAGAATTATACAAGAAAGGCTTGGTGTATGAGGCGATGAGAGTGATGCCGTATTCCTGGGCATGTGAAACTCCATTATCTAATTTCGAGACCAGGCTTGATAATGCTTACAGAGAAAAGTTAGATAAAGCAGTTACTGTTAGTTTTATTTTAAAAGAGAAACCACGTAATATTCAAAGTAATTGTCAAGAATATCGGATACTGGCTTGGACAACGATGCCTTGGACTTTTCCACCTAACCTTGCTTTAGCGGTGGGTGCTGATATTGAGTATGCATTAGTACCTAAAGATAAAATTTGTTATATTTTAGCTAAGTCTGCTTTGGCTAAATATGCTAAAGAATTGGCAATAAATGATGAGCAGGATTTTGACATAATCACCGGTCGTGATTTAGAAGGCTTATCGTACCAACCGTTATTTGAATATTTTAGTGATCATCCTAATAGCTTTAAGATTCTGCTTGGTGATTTTGTTACTGATACTGATGGTACCGGTGTGGTATCAATAGCTCCTGCTTTTGGTGAAGATGATCATAATCTATGTATCAAACATGATATTGAGTTAGTGTGTCCGGTTGATAATGCCGGTATTTTTACCAATGAAGTTGCAGATTTTGCAGGTATGCAGGTATTTGATGCTAATGATGCTATTATTATTAAGCTAAAAAATCAGGGTAATTGGATTAAAACTGAGCAATATATCCACAATTACCCACATTGTTGGCGTACAGATACACCACTGATCTATAAAGCGGTACCATCTTGGTATGTGAAGGTAACAAGTTTTAAAGAGCGTATGGTTGAACTTAATCAACAAATTAACTGGATACCTTTTAGTGTTAAAGATGGTTTGTTTGGTAAATGGTTAGAAAATGCTAGAGATTGGTCAATTAGTCGTAATAGATTTTGGGGTACGCCGATTCCGATCTGGAAATCCGATGATCTAAATTATCCACGGATTGATGTGTATGGTTCAATTGCTGAATTGGAACGCGATTTTGGCGTAAAGATTCAGGATTTACATCGTCCCTTTATTGATAGTTTAACAAGAGTGAATCCGGATGATCCGACTGGTAAATCAATGATGCGACGCGTTGAAGATGTTTTTGATTGTTGGTTTGAAAGTGGATCGATGCCGTATTCGCAGGTGCATTATCCGTTTGAGAATAAGGAATGGTTTGAAACTCATTTCCCCGCTGATTTTATTGTTGAATATTCAGCTCAAACTCGTGGCTGGTTTTATACATTAATGGTGTTATCAACAGCGCTTTTTGATCGACCGCCATTTTTAAACTGTATTTGTCATGGAGTAATTTTAGATAGTAGTGGTCAGAAATTATCAAAGCGACTGAATAATTATGCTGATCCGCTGGAATTATTTGATAAATATGGCTCGGATGCGTTGCGAGTGACAATGTTATCTTCTGCGGTAGTAAAAGGGCAGGAGTTACTAATTGATAAAGACGGTAAGATGGTTTATGAGGTTTTACGACTGTTTATTAAACCGATCTGGAATGCTTATCATTTTTTTATTTTATATGCTAATGCTGACCGTATTAAAGCTGAATCAGATTTTAGTTCCAGTGACTTATTAGACCGTTATATTTTTACAAAATTAAAAATAGCGGTAAATGCAATTGAGCAGAGTCTTAATAATTTTGATACACAATCAGCTTATGCTGTGATTGCTAAATTTTTTGAGGTATTGAATAACTGGTATATTCGACGTAGTCGACATCGTTTTTGGAAAAGTGAGTGTGATCAGGATAAGATTAATGCTTATAATACGCTGTTTACTTGTTTGGAAGTAATGTGTCGAGCAATATCATCGTTATTACCTTTGATTGCTGAAGAAATTTATTTAGGCTTAACTGGAGGAGGAGCAAAAGGGGAGAGTGTTCATTTAACTGATTTTCCACAATTAGATCAGTTAATTGTTGATAAGAATTTAATGATACAGATGGATAAAGTGCAGGATATTTGCAGCAGCGCTTTATTTATTCGAAATTTAGAAAATATTAGAACCAGACAGCCTCTGAAATCAGTAACGATAATTACTGATGGTATGGAATCATTAACAGAATTTGATGAGTTGATTAAAGATGAAATTAATGTGAAAACAATAATTTACAGACAAGATCTAGATCAATATGCCACTAAGAAATTATCGATAAATTTTCCAATGTTAGGAAAGCGTTTGCCGCATAAAATGAAAGATATTATTACAGCAAGTAAGTCAAATGCTTGGATAGTGAAGGGGAAACAGCTCGAGGTTGCAGGAGAGTTGTTGAACTCAGAGGAATTTGCTATTATATTAGTTCCTAAAGCTGCTTTCGGTGCTAAGGCTTTAGCTGATAATTCCGGAATGGTAATCTTAGATTTGGAAATTTCTGAAGAGCTACAGGCAGAAGGTACGGCACGGGATTTGATTCGAATTATCCAACAAGCACGTAAAGAAGCAGGTTTTGAGATTTCAGACCGAGTATATTTAGAAATTATAAGTGAAGTTGATTTAACTTTGATGTTGCAAATACATGGAGAATTTATAAATACACAAACTCTGAGTGAATTTGCAGTGGATTTATCAGCAGAGTATAGTAGTAGTGCAGAATTACATGATCAATTATTGACGATAAAACTGCAGAAAATTGTTTAA
- a CDS encoding COQ9 family protein yields MTTLLEEKYTAEKQRFIVEAQELLLFNCWSQTLLESISQHCGFDKDYHYLLFPDGIREVVEFFENWQDQKMMLQLQEQDQIVQLRIREKIALALQIRIKNIPKLIHIRNNAYFILPENIFFAMKMAWNSCNLIWYYAGDTATDFNHYSKRGLLVSVYLSSILFYIADESENAVDTDQFIDDALENIINIAKLKNFAKLPELSSIPILRLFT; encoded by the coding sequence ATGACAACATTACTAGAAGAAAAATATACAGCAGAAAAACAACGATTTATAGTAGAAGCACAAGAATTATTATTGTTTAATTGCTGGTCTCAAACTTTGCTGGAGAGTATTAGTCAGCATTGTGGTTTTGACAAAGATTATCATTATCTACTTTTTCCTGATGGCATTAGGGAGGTAGTAGAATTTTTTGAAAATTGGCAAGATCAAAAAATGATGTTGCAATTACAGGAACAGGATCAAATCGTACAATTGAGAATCAGAGAAAAAATTGCTCTTGCTCTACAGATTAGAATTAAAAATATTCCAAAACTGATTCATATTAGAAATAATGCCTATTTTATCTTGCCAGAAAATATATTTTTTGCGATGAAAATGGCGTGGAATAGTTGTAATTTGATCTGGTATTATGCTGGGGATACTGCTACTGATTTTAACCATTACAGCAAAAGAGGGTTGTTAGTTTCTGTATATTTATCATCAATATTATTTTATATTGCAGATGAATCAGAAAATGCTGTTGATACTGATCAGTTTATTGATGATGCTCTTGAAAATATTATCAATATAGCAAAACTAAAAAATTTTGCTAAATTACCGGAATTGAGTAGTATTCCCATATTAAGACTGTTTACATAG
- the rpsU gene encoding 30S ribosomal protein S21, producing the protein MILVNVHAGNGEHAIKTLKRKMQRELIFRSMKMSRFYEPPSEAKVRKQQETERRKRKVVRKQMMES; encoded by the coding sequence GTGATATTAGTTAACGTTCATGCCGGCAACGGTGAGCATGCCATAAAAACATTAAAACGTAAGATGCAGAGAGAACTGATATTTCGTTCAATGAAAATGTCGCGTTTTTATGAACCACCTTCCGAAGCAAAAGTACGTAAACAACAGGAAACTGAAAGAAGAAAACGCAAAGTAGTACGTAAACAAATGATGGAAAGTTAA